A window of the Xenopus laevis strain J_2021 chromosome 9_10L, Xenopus_laevis_v10.1, whole genome shotgun sequence genome harbors these coding sequences:
- the ncoa6.L gene encoding nuclear receptor coactivator 6 isoform X6: protein MASHYLPDPGEPQTSLHVSPAQPQDGDNDSGIEDELRLEQADSTIFLAFKGDIGDTDFQQKLDKILNTVPNLVSMESDQLRLQKVEPWNSVRVTFNIPREAAERLRLLAQGNNQQLRELGILSVQIEGEGAINLALPHNQGQVRMNGPVAANSAMRIDGNFAMQGGTADTINPLMSSLNVQQSNHPSGSLGPQIHPMQNVVVSRPINPANFQQFQQQTRLPQHTQVSQGMRQSFAGPSQVPVPPGWNQLASGALQPPPAQAAIGTLNQGWKKSPLNTGPVQQQQFPQRPSLATVQTPSHPPPPYPFGSQQAAQTHTNFPSMANPNQFSGPPMKALQGGPSRVPTPLQQPHLTNKSPASSPSSSFQQSSPVSSPTVNQVQQQAMGPRSGQATPMPQGFQQPPVSSPSRGGMIAQGNAAGGFMMQQAPQQNQGPQAIHTGVTKRLPPGFQAGQGNANFLQGQTPPGTAGSPSNGAGLQQQGSTGGQTTVGGSVNGSSHSQMQVSHGGPNVMQNNLMGIHSNLNNQQAGSSGVNQVNMAGLHGQNQQANQSHLLSMQQQIISSQGQMVNLQGQAPLNTQAQQMVLSRNQLMPQGQMMGTSPGQNLGQTSQRMTPPKQMLQSHNQMMTSQGQSMMQQMEQIIQGNKQGFSAQNPAGVMGGPNQIIRGANAGLQNAMMHFPGQVSQQGSVNNTSHGVNMQGQGLRAPIPGQHLQQTHGDSVTQPGSDLNALLPDLSMPTTGNMASQHMQNMPGVSGQHFPGHGLPFGSPFGQGGNGNQMGCGQNPSFPINKDVTLTSPLLVNLLQSDISAGHFGVNSKQNNGNPAKPKKKKPPRKKKNQQAEEQISATEPRMEDPDPLGIVGDQGSTVETTQKLNEFPNRPAGFPPQPVEQRSLQQIPSQLMQQLGQQPQSQGGQTQQPTPPQQMMMMLMMQQQDQKSVRLPGQQGDFNRRPSLNSEAQRMPMQPGGNMPVMVNMPGSGSIPPSPDKQRMPMAPNVSLGNNGRKMGFPDSGNQSGSPLGEMPTTSALVDIPDQAAASGQQNNMAPHLLLSQNQLMMSGNKSGNLSSMTLSQGANPQQQLANSMPGPHGHHFSSVQTPSQTSRPKTPNRASPRPYYPQTPNNRPPSTEPSEISLSPERLNASIAGLFPPQINIPLPPRPTLNRGFDQQGLNPTTLKAIGQAPPGLTVTNPTGFVPSHKMDIMAGKQTGSSGNKRASPSNSRRSSPGSSRKTTPSPGRQNLKNNKFVLGPQQNPGILHNLEIQRNLMQAQTSMQSLVPGPPIGPYPPVSLSATCSITEENKDSSAMMQETESQVMQNAFKEQAEAELKAMVQQELKMSSEEMVRKELQPMDHCKPPSAEEIKTMVSPAMRDAPTSLSQLLDHSAAPNLTIKTAVVPITESPPLQLLSDDPKIADIPPVPEGTSSSNSEIVSTPNPLLHTGPRGDTMEPSTNVSPNLPSSSVKQPAGQTSVSSSVSQNQITVFVTSNPITTSSTTTDPMTSHLQQQSLMPTVVNVQNMGNKVIVSEGQQASQSTVHSPFITPVFFNSPSIIQVMKGSKQGNLPVSAAASNSNMAPQSVAVVGSLHIPQNIQLSAGTPSSTPPSSTVSSMHTTRPVLVNPPQTTAQSPSVVLPPTPFRESNIEDVSSQLGVTSDECPPIPSQSVASSTCDSIKNSSASSKGQPKVIQTEQILFTKVKNNLSGGTGTGNLETNKEELEDGDKTPPLANLAATDPEVTTAISADSLCPTNTSSVGVPAPSAAQSSIQGELRNVDNTVPERNDSTLDTISTEKTHEIVSSKSTRQEERPASNKESAPEKSEGDTQDIPESEATERSKPLSRRNSKIEEPQEVLESGQRKRSARPGSASAKESGASPTQSKRRKSK from the exons ATGGCCTCCCACTATCTCCCTGATCCAGGAGAGCCCCAGACCAGTCTTCATGTCTCCCCTGCACAaccgcaagatggagacaacgaCTCCGGAATAGAAGATGAGCTCAGATTAGAACAGGCAGACTCTACAATTTTCTTGGCTTTTAAAGGAGATATTGGAGACACTGACTTCCAGCAAAAGCTAGACAAGATCCTGAATACTGTGCCGAACCTTGTTAGCATGG AGTCCGATCAGCTGAGACTTCAGAAGGTGGAGCCGTGGAACAGTGTCAGAGTAACGTTTAACATCCCCCGGGAAGCGGCTGAGCGTTTGCGCCTCCTTGCTCAGGGTAACAACCAGCAGCTACGGGAGTTAGGAATTCTCTCTGTCCAAATTGAAG GGGAAGGTGCAATAAATCTAGCTTTGCCCCACAATCAGGGACAGGTGCGGATGAATGGTCCAGTGGCAGCAAACAGTGCTATGAGAATTGACGGCAATTTTGCAATGCAAGGTGGAACGG CAGATACAATCAATCCTCTCATGTCCAGCTTGAATGTTCAGCAGTCAAATCACCCTTCTGGTTCCTTGGGCCCCCAGATCCATCCCATGCAGAATGTGGTTGTCAGCAGACCCATAAATCCGGCCAACTTCCAGCAGTTCCAACAGCAGACGCGGCTTCCCCAACATACACAGGTCTCCCAAGGGATGCGGCAGTCCTTTGCTGGTCCATCGCAAGTTCCAGTACCCCCTGGCTGGAACCAACTTGCCTCAGGGGCTTTGCAGCCTCCTCCTGCCCAAGCAGCCATTGGTACACTTAACCAGGGATGGAAGAAGTCTCCATTGAACACAGGTCCTGTTCAGCAACAGCAGTTCCCTCAAAGACCTTCATTAGCCACAGTGCAGACACCATCCCATCCCCCACCTCCATATCCATTTGGAAGCCAGCAAGCCGCCCAGACACATACCAATTTCCCTTCTATGGCCAACCCAAACCAGTTCAGTGGCCCACCAATGAAAGCTCTGCAAGGGGGGCCATCTAGGGTCCCCACACCTCTGCAGCAGCCTCATCTTACTAATAAGTCTCCTGCTTCATCGCCTTCATCATCCTTTCAGCAGAGCTCTCCGGTTTCTTCCCCAACTGTGAACCAGGTGCAGCAACAGGCCATGGGACCACGCTCAGGGCAGGCCACGCCTATGCCACAAGGGTTCCAGCAGCCGCCAGTCAGCTCACCCAGCCGTGGGGGGATGATAGCACAGGGAAATGCTGCGGGGGGCTTCATGATGCAGCAGGCACCTCAACAAAATCAGGGACCACAAGCTATTCATACAG gggTTACCAAGCGCCTCCCCCCAGGTTTTCAAGCAGGTCAAGGAAATGCTAATTTTCTGCAAGGCCAGACACCACCCGGCACAGCAGGATCACCTTCTAACGGTGCAGGACTGCAGCAACAAGGCAGTACGGGTGGACAAACAACAG TAGGGGGCTCGGTGAATGGATCTTCACACAGTCAGATGCAGGTGTCACATGGGGGTCCAAATGTAATGCAAAACAACCTGATGGGAATTCACAGCAACCTGAATAACCAGCAGGCTGGCAGCAGTGGAGTGAATCAGGTGAACATGGCCGGTCTGCATGGACAAAACCAGCAAGCCAATCAGTCACATCTTCTCAGCATGCAACAGCAAATCATCTCTTCCCAAGGCCAGATGGTGAACCTTCAGGGGCAGGCCCCACTAAACACACAGGCTCAACAGATGGTGCTCTCTCGGAATCAGCTTATGCCCCAGGGACAGATGATGGGAACATCTCCAGGCCAAAACCTGGGGCAAACATCTCAGCGCATGACCCCACCCAAACAGATGCTACAGTCACACAATCAGATGATGACGTCCCAGGGTCAGAGCATGATGCAGCAGATGGAGCAGATTATACAGGGAAATAAGCAAGGTTTCAGTGCACAGAACCCAGCAGGGGTTATGGGTGGGCCCAATCAGATTATAAGGGGAGCAAATGCTGGACTGCAGAATGCCATGATGCATTTTCCTGGACAGGTTTCTCAGCAGGGGTCTGTAAATAACACTTCCCATGGGGTGAACATGCAAGGACAGGGACTTCGAGCCCCAATTCCAGGGCAACACTTGCAGCAAACACATGGGGACAGTGTGACACAACCTGGCAGTGATCTAAACGCCCTACTTCCGGATCTTTCCATGCCAACAACTGGCAACATGGCTTCACAGCACATGCAGAACATGCCAGGAGTTTCAGGGCAGCATTTTCCAGGCCATGGACTACCCTTCGGCTCTCCATTTGGCCAAGGGGGCAATGGAAATCAGATGGGGTGTGGCCAGAATCCATCCTTTCCTATTAATAAGGATGTGACCCTGACCAGTCCATTACTGGTGAACCTGCTGCAGAGTGATATCTCAGCTGGGCATTTTGGGGTTAACAGTAAGCAGAACAATGGCAATCCTGCCAAACCCAAGAAAAAAAAGCCACCAAGGAAGAAGAAGAACCAGCAGGCTGAGGAACAAATTAG TGCCACTGAACCCCGCATGGAAGACCCGGACCCCTTGGGGATAGTAGGGGATCAAGGAAGCACTGTGGAGACCACACAGAAACTCAATGAATTTCCCAACAGGCCAGCAG gattcCCGCCTCAGCCAGTAGAGCAAAGATCCTTACAGCAGATCCCTTCTCAGTTAATGCAACAGTTGGGGCAGCAGCCACAAAGTCAGGGAGGGCAGACGCAACAACCAACTCCTCCTCAGCAAATGATGATGATGCTGATGATGCAACAACAGGACCAAAAATCTGTGAGGCTTCCTGGGCAACAAGGAGACTTTAACCGCCGGCCATCTCTAAATTCCGAAGCTCAGAGGATGCCCATGCAGCCTGGTGGCAATATGCCTGTTATGGTGAACATGCCTGGATCTGGCTCAATTCCACCTTCTCCTGACAAGCAGAGGATGCCAATGGCGCCTAATGTGTCTTTGGGAAATAATGGAAGGAAGATGGGATTCCCAGACAGCGGTAATCAGTCAGGGTCACCATTGGGTGAGATGCCTACAACATCCGCTCTAGTGGATATTCCAGATCAGGCAGCAGCTAGTGGGCAGCagaacaatatggcacctcattTGCTACTTTCCCAGAATCAGCTGATGATGTCTGGGAACAAATCAGGAAATCTTTCTTCTATGACTTTATCTCAAGGGGCCAATCCCCAGCAGCAGCTTGCCAACTCTATGCCTGGACCTCATGGGCACCATTTTTCAAGTGTACAAACTCCGTCGCAAACATCGAGACCAAAGACTCCAAACAGAGCAAGCCCAAGGCCTTACTATCCTCAAACTCCCAATAATCGTCCTCCAAGTACAGAGCCTTCTGAGATCAGCCTGTCTCCAGAAAGACTGAATGCCTCCATTGCAGGCCTCTTCCCTCCTCAGATAAATATTCCATTGCCTCCCAGGCCTACATTAAACCGAGGTTTTGATCAGCAAGGGTTGAATCCAACAACCTTGAAGGCCATTGGACAAGCTCCTCCTGGACTGACTGTAACCAACCCAACTGGTTTTGTCCCATCACACAAGATGGACATTATGGCAGGGAAACAGACAGGCAGTAGTGGGAACAAACGAGCAAGCCCTAGCAACAGCAGGAGATCAAGCCCTGGTTCTAGTCGTAAAACAACCCCTAGCCCAGGCAGGCAGAACTTAAAGAACAACAAGTTTGTGCTTGGGCCACAACAAAACCCTGGAATCCTGCACAACCTGGAGATCCAAAGAAATTTAATGCAGGCTCAAACTTCAATGCAGTCCCTAGTCCCTGGACCTCCAATAGGTCCATATCCACCAGTTTCTCTATCAGCCACATGCAGTATAACCGAAGAGAATAAGGATAGCTCAGCAATGATGCAGGAGACAGAGAGTCAGGTAATGCAAAATGCCTTTAAGGAGCAAGCTGAAGCAGAACTTAAAGCTATGGTTCAGCAAGAACTGAAGATGTCTTCTGAAGAGATGGTCAGGAAAGAACTCCAGCCCATGGATCACTGTAAACCTCCATCTGCAGAAGAGATCAAGACTATGGTATCACCAGCAATGAGAGATGCACCGACATCGCTGAGTCAACTGTTGGATCACTCAGCTGCTCCCAATCTTACCATCAAGACTGCAGTAGTACCTATAACTGAATCACCTCCTTTACAGCTGCTTTCAGATGATCCCAAAATTGCTGACATTCCTCCTGTACCAGAAGGTACAAGTAGTAGTAATAGTGAAATAGTATCCACACCCAATCCACTTTTACACACTGGACCACGTGGAGACACCATGGAACCCAGTACAAATGTGTCTCCGAACCTTCCATCTTCTTCAGTGAAACAACCAGCTGGCCAGACCTCTGTTTCCAGCTCAGTGTCTCAGAACCAGATAACCGTTTTTGTCACTTCAAACCCCATTACTACTTCCTCAACCACAACTGACCCTATGACTTCCCACCTGCAGCAGCAATCATTGATGCCAACTGTGGTGAACGTGCAGAATATGGGCAACAAAGTTATTGTGTCCGAAGGGCAGCAGGCTTCCCAGTCAACTGTGCACTCTCCGTTTATTACTCCTGTTTTCTTTAACTCTCCTTCCATCATACAAGTCATGAAGGGATCAAAGCAAGGGAACTTGCCAGTTTCTGCGGCAGCATCCAATTCAAACATGGCTCCTCAGTCTGTGGCAGTTGTGGGGTCTTTACATATTCCACAGAATATTCAGTTGTCTGCTGGAACACCTTCTTCAACTCCACCTTCCAGTACTGTTTCCAGTATGCATACAACTCGACCAGTTCTAGTTAACCCTCCTCAGACCACTGCACAGTCTCCATCTGTTGTTCTACCACCAACACCTTTTAGAGAAAGCAACATAGAAGATGTTAGTTCTCAATTGGGTGTAACATCTGACGAATGCCCTCCTATACCTTCACAGTCTGTGGCTTCTTCAACCTGTGATAGCATAAAGAACTCTTCAGCATCATCCAAGGGTCAGCCCAAGGTGATCCAGACTGAGCAAATTCTATTCACAAAGGTAAAAAATAATTTGTCAGGTGGCACAGGAACAGGCAATTTGGAAACCAACAAAGAAGAACTTGAAGATGGAGACAAAACTCCCCCATTAGCTAACTTGGCTGCTACTGATCCAGAGGTCACCACTGCAATCTCTGCTGACTCTTTGTGTCCCACAAACACCAGTTCTGTAGGAGTGCCTGCTCCATCTGCTGCTCAATCATCAATCCAAGGGGAGCTCAGAAATGTAGACAACACTGTACCAGAGAGAAATGACAGCACATTGGACACTATTTCGACTGAAAAAACACATGAAATTG TCTCCTCCAAAAGTACGAGACAAGAGGAACGACCTGCAAGCAACAAGGAGAGTGCTCCAGAAAAATctg AAGGCGATACCCAAGATATCCCAGAAAG TGAAGCAACGGAGAGATCAAAACCTTTGAGCCGGAGAAACTCCAAGATAGAGGAGCCCCAGGAGGTGTTGGAGAGTGGACAACGCAAACGTTCAGCCCGTCCTGGCTCCGCCTCTGCGAAAG aATCTGGAGCCAGTCCCACCCAGTCCAAACGAAGGAAATCCAAgtag